The following is a genomic window from Opitutus sp. GAS368.
ACTCCCAGGAGAACTTGCCGCCGTCGCGCTTGAGGAAGGCGCTGAAGGGCCGGCCTTTCTTCGAGATGAAATTCTCGATCAGGTCCGTCTTGCCCTCGCCGACGAGCTTGATGGCCTGCTCGGGCGGGATCTGCTTCTGGCACATGATGCGGCCGACGCGGAAGGTCTGCTCCCAGGTGCCGTCGGGCTTTTTCTCGCGGACGATGAAGCTGCTGCCGCTCTCGCAGATCTCGGCGCCGGTCTTCGGGTCGGTCCAGAAGGGCGTGAGCGTGGCGATGTCCACCTTGTCCCCGAAGTCGAAGGCGGTCTTCCATTTCCTGGTGGTGACGTCCTTCTTGGTTGCCTTGTCCTTCTTCGTCTCCTCGACCACCTCCAGCTTGAGCACGGCGGAGAAGCGGTTGCGGGTCTTGTTGGAAATGAAGCCGTCGAGCGGACCGACCGCGCGCTGCTCGACCAGGGTCCGGACCTCGGATTCCTCCAGCCGGCGGCCGCCGACGATCTTGTAGACCATCAGCGCGCCGTCCTGCGACTTGTAGCCGCGGAGGGTTTCCTTCAGCGGCTTGTTGTCGGTCGGCGAAATGATGTCGGTTACGCGGGCGACGGAGTCGTCCTCCTCGAAGCCTTTCACGCGCTCCACGATGCCCTTCGTCTCCTTGACGATCTCGGCCATGAACTTCTCGCGGGAATACTTGTTGTGCTCCATCTCGCGGAGGTGGAACTCCCACTCGCCGGTCATGGCGGGGCTGGTGAGGTTGTCGACCTTGACGGCGCCGAGGAACTGGAAGAGCTGCTCGGCCTTGGTCGAGGGGACGAGTTCGCGCTGGTTGCGGTCGAGATACTTCTGGTTCACCAGGCCCTCGATGGTGTCGGCGCGCGTGGCCGGCGTGCCCAGGCCGCGTTCCTTCATCGCCTCGGCGAGTTCCTCGTCGTCCACCAGCTTGCCGGCGCCTTCCATGGCGGAGAGCAGCGTGGCTTCCGTGTAGCGCGGTGGCGGACGGGTGCTTTCCTCGTGCAAGGTGGCGTCGAGGGTCCTGGCCTTGGCCTTGTCCTGGGGGGAAAGCGCGGGCAGGGCCTTCGAATCGGGCGAGTCCTCGTCGACGGTGTTCTTGCCGTAAACCGCGAGCCAGCCGGGCGCCGTGAGCACCTTGCCTTCGGTCTTGAAGGCGTGGCCGGCGACCGTGCTGATGCGGGTCGTGATGTCGAACTCCGCCACCGGGTGGAACGTGGCGACGAAGCGCCGGGCGATCATGTCGAACAGCTTGGCCTCGGCCTCGTCGAGGTGCTTGGCCTCGTGCTGGGTCGGGATGATGGCGAAGTGGTCGGAGACCTGCGCGTTGTTGAAGATGCGCTTGTTCGGCTGGACCCAGCCCGACTCGAGCACGCGCTCGGCGTGCGGCTTGAGGTCGCCGTGCAGGTTGCCGAGCGTCTGGCGGACGAGCGGGATGTAATCCTCCGGCAGCGCGCGCGAGTCGGTGCGGGGGTAGGTGATCATCTTGTGCCGCTCGTAAAGGGCCTGGGCGATCTGGAGCGTGCGCTTGGCCGGGAAACCGAAGCGGCCGTTGGCCTCGCGCTGCAGGGTGGTCAGGTCATAGAGGCGCGGCGGGGCGGAGGTGCTGCCTTTCTTTTCCTCGGTGACGCTGGCGACCGGCTGGCCCGAGCAGGCGGCGACGATGGCCTCGGCGGTCTGCTTGACCCAGAGGCGGTCAATGCGGTCGTGCTCGTCGTCGTTCTTCTTGAAATCCGGCCGCTGGTAGCTGCCCTCGTAGCTGCCCTTGGTGATGCCGAAGTTGGCGGTGATGCGCCAGTAGCCGCGCGGCTTGAAATTGCGGATCTCGAGCTCGCGGTTGTAGACGATGGCGAGGGTGGGGGTCTGGACGCGGCCGACGGAGGCGACGTTGCCGGCGCGGGAGCCGAACATGCGCTTGGTCAGGGCGCGGGTGCCGTTGATGCCGATGAGCCAGTCGCTCTCGCTGCGGCAGCGGGCGGCGTCGGCCAGACCCTGCATTTGCGCGGCGCTGCGGAGATGCTTGAAGGCCTCGTTGATGCCCTCGTTGGTCATCGAGGACATCCAGAGCCGCTGGAAGGGCTTTTTGCACTTCGTCAGCTGGTATATATAGGTGAAGATCAGCTCGCCCTCGCGGCCGGCGTCGCAAGCATTGATGACGGTCGTCACGTCCTTGCGGGCCAGCAGCTTCTTGAGCTGGCCGAAGCGCTCCTTGCCCTCGGGCAGGGGCTGCAGCTCGAATTCCTCCGGGATGATGGGCAGGGTCTCGAGGCGCCAGAAACCGTATTTCTTCTTGTCGATGTCCTCCGGCATCTGGAGCCCGACCAGATGGCCGACCGCCGACGAAATCACGTATTCGTCGTTCTCGTAATGATCGCCCTTCTTCGGGATTTTGCCGAGCGCGCGCGCCAGATCGGCGGCGACGGAGGGCTTCTCGGCAATGATGAGACACTTCATGCGGGGGACGAGCCGTTAGCCGGCCCCCGGAGAATTTCAAGCAATACTTTTAAAGTGAATGCGGTTCGGCTTGGTGCAGGCCGGGCTTTAGGCCCGACAAAAACGATGAGTGTCGGGGATAAACCCCGGCCTACAAAACTAAGAATTGCGCCCCTTACTTCACGCCCAATTCCGCCAGCGACGCATCGAGCGCCTTGAGCAGCGCGGCGATGGTCTCGTCAGTCTCGTCGCCCATGTTCGAGATGCGGAAGGTCTTGCCCTTGAGTTTGCCGTAGCCGCCGTCGATCACGAGGTGATGCTTCGACTTCAGGAGTTTGTTCAATGCGGCGAGATCGACATTGAGCGTGTTGGCGAAGCAGTTGAGCGTGACCGAGCCGTAGCCTTCCTTCGGGAACAGCTTGAAGCCCTTGGCGAACGCCCAGTCGCGGACTTTCTGGTTCAGGCGGACGTGGCGGGCGTAGCGGTTCTCCAGGCCCTCGGCGGCGAAGTCCTCGAGCTTGGACTTGAGCGCGTAGATGAGCGGGATGACCGGCGTGCTCGGGGTCATGCCGCCTTCGTGGTTCTTCTGGAACTCGAGGAAGTCGAAATAATAGCCGCGGCCGGTGATGGTGGCGGCCTTGGCGAGGGCGCGCTTGGAGACCGAGAAGATCGACAGGCCCGGCGGCATGGCGAAAGCCTTCTGCGAACCGGTGATCATGACGTCGATGCCGAGCTCATCCTTCTTGATCGGCAGAGCGCTGCAGGAGCTGATGGTGTCGACGATGCTGGTGACGTCCGGGAAGTCGCGCAGTACCGCCATGAGCGCGGGCAGGTCGCTCATGCAGCCGCAGGAGGTCTCGTTGTGGATGAGCGTGACGGCGTCGTATTCGCCGGTGGCGAGCGCGGCGCGCAAGGCGGCCGGGTCGACGGGCTGGCCCCACTCGGCCTTGAGCGCGCCGGCGGCCAGGCCGCAGCGCTGGGCGACGTCGAGCCACTTGTCGGAGAAGGCGCCGTTCATGCAGCAGAGCACCTTTTTCTTCACGACATTCCGCAGCGAACCCTCCATCACGCCCCAGGCGCTGCTGGTGCTGAGGTAGACCGGGTCCTTGGTGGAGAAAACCGCCTGCAGCTGCGGCGTGAGCGACTGGTAGAGCGCGACGAAATCCGTGCTGCGGTGGCCGATCATGGGCTGCGCCATCGCGCGCAAGGTTTTCTCCGAGACGGCGATCGGGCCGGGAATGAAAAGTTTGTAGCTCATGTCGGGTGATGAAGCCGGTGTTGCATGTGGCAAAACCAATGGCTAGCACTGACTCACAACCGCCACCTTCGTCGCGTCAAAGCCAATTTGCTCATGCCCAACCGCTGGTTCCGTCATAAAGCCGATGAATTCGAGCAGTTCGCGATCGATGTCATCATGGGGCGGCGCGAGGGGACGCTGGCGGCGCTGTTCGGAGCGTTCCTCCAGCTGTGCTCGTATCTCTTCAGCGGCATTGTGCAGCTCCGGCTCTGGCTCTACCGCAACCGCATCCTGCGCGACCAGCCGCTCGGCTGCCTCGTGGTAGTGGTCGGCAACCTGACCGTCGGCGGCACGGGCAAGACGCCCGTCGTGGAAATGTTCGCCAAGGCCCTGCGCGACCGCGGCCGCAAGGTCGCCATCCTTTCCCGCGGCTACAAGAGCAAGGCCCCGCCGCTGTGGCAGAAGTGGTGGTTCTGGCTCAACCACACCGCGGAGCCGCCGCCGCGCATCGTCAGCGACGGCGCGAAGGTGCTGCTCGATTCCGAGGTGGCCGGCGACGAGCCGTTCATGCTGGCGCGCAACCTGCCCGGGGTGGTCGTGCTCGTGGACAAGAACCGCGTGAAGGCCGGCGCCTTCGCCATCAAGGAATTCGGCTGCGACACGCTCGTGCTCGACGACGGCTTCCAATACCTGCCGCTGAAGGGCCGGCTCAACCTGCTGCTGGTCGACAAGACGAACCCGTTTGGCAACGGCTTCCTGTTGCCGCGCGGCATCCTGCGCGAGCCGGTGAAGCACCTGCAGCGCGCTTCCTACGTGTTCCTCACGAAGTCGAAGGGCGTGCGCGACGAGGAGCTGGAGGCGATGATCGCGAAGTTCAATCCGACGGCGGAAATCATCGAGTGCGCCCACAAGCCGCAATACCTCCAGCGCATCGATACGGGCGAACGGCTGCCGCTCACGGCGCTGGCCGGCCGCCGGGTCGGCGCGCTCAGCGGCATCGCGGCACCGGAGAGCTTCGAGGCGTTCCTGCGGGAAACGGGTGCCAAGCTCGTCTACACGCGCCGGTTCCTCGACCACTACCGCTTCACCCACGAGGATCTGGGCGACGTCTTCAGCGAGGCGGAGGAGGCCGGCGTCGAGATCATGGTCACGACCGAGAAGGACGCCGTGCGCATCGAGGCGGGGGAGAAGTTCCCCATGCCCTGCTACTACCTCCGGCTCGAGATCGAGATTTTGCGCGGGGCGGCGGACTTCCAGGAGGCGGTCGGCAAGATCTGCTTCCCGCGGGGCGAGCCCGCCATCGCCTCGAATCCGCCGGTGTGAGGTAGGGCGAATCCTCCGGATGAGCCGCGGCTCGTCGGGACGACTCGCCCTACCTTTATGATTGCCCGGAATTCACCCTCTCGCGAGCGTCTGAACATGAGTGATCCCCGTTTTACCCGGCTGGCCGAGGTGCTGACCGGTTTCTCCACCGACCTGAAGAAGGGCGAGCGCGTGCTCATCGACGCTTTCGACGTGCCCGACACCTTCACCATCGCCCTCGTGCGGGCCGCCCAGGAGCGCGGGGCGCTGCCCTACGTGAATGTGCAGCGGGCCCGGATCACGCGCGAATTGCTCAAGGGCGCGACCATTGAGCAATACGGCACGACCGCCGAGGTCGAGCTGCAGCGCATGAAGCACATGCAGGCCTACATCGCCGTGCGCGGCTCGGACAACATCTTCGAGACCTCCGACGTGCCGGCCGACCGGGTGCAGGCGATGTCCAAGGTGATGAAGCCGGTGCTCGACCACCGCGTGAACAAGACGAAGTGGGTCGTGCTCCGCTGGCCGTCGTCCGCCATGGCCCAGCAGGCCGGCATGAGCACGCAGGCTTTCGAGGATTTCTATTTCCGCGTCTGCACCTTCGACTACCGGCGCTACGGCCCGGGCATGAAGGCGCTGGCCGGCCTGATGAACCAGACCGACCGCGTGCACCTGCAGGGTCCGGGCACCGACCTCCGGTTCTCGATCAAGGGCATTGGCGCCGTGCCGTGCGGCGGCCTGCGCAACATTCCCGACGGTGAGGTGTTCTCCTGCCCGGTGAAGGACAGCGTCGAGGGCGTGATCCAATACAACGCACCCACGGTCTACCTGGGCACCTCGTTCGACAACATCCGGCTCGTCTTCAAGAAGGGCCGGATCGTCGAGGCCACGAGCAACAACACGAAGCGCCTGAACGAAATTCTCGATACCGACGCCGGCTCGCGCTACATCGGCGAGTTCGCCATCGGCTTCAACCCGCACATCCTCGAACCGATGCGCGACATCCTCTTCGACGAGAAGATCGCGGGCTCCTTCCATTTCACCCCCGGCCAGGCCTACGAGGAGGGAGGCAACGGCAACAAATCGACCGTGCACTGGGATATGGTCAACATCCAGCGCCCCGAATATGGCGGCGGCGAAATCTGGTTCGACGGCAAGCTTATCCGCAAGGACGGCCTTTTCACGCTGCCGGCGCTGAAGAAGCTCAATCCGGACCAATTGCTCAAGGTTTGAGCGCCATGGATTGTCCGGATGATCACGGATCATGCAGTCACCCGCAGAAGTCTTGTCATTCTGAGCGAAGCGAAGAATCCAGTCGTTCTTTCGATCAGTAGGCATCGTCCAACTGGATTCTTCGCTCCGTTCAGAATGACAGGGATCGGGAGTCTTGGCATTTATCCGTATTCATCCGTTTAATCCGTGCCTAAAAACATGCCTCCCGATTCCACCCTCCTCGCGTTCGTCCAGTCCCTCCCGAAGACGGAGACCCACCTCCATCTCGAGGGGGCGCTGCCCTTCGAATTGCTGCAGCGCGTCCGTCCGGAGTTCACGTCGCCCCCGGCCTCCTGGGCGCACAATTTCAAGTTCCGCGATTTCGGCCATTTCGAGCAGGAGCTGCTCGATATGGCGTTCTCGTGGTTCACCTCACCGGAGCATTACCACGAGGCGGCGAAGATCATCTTCGCGCAGCACCTCGCGCAGAACGTCCGATACGTCGAGACCAGCTTTGCCTCCGGCGTGATCGAGTTCGGCGGCCTGAACGGCCGCGAGGTGCTGGCGGCCATCCGGGCCGCCGTGCCGGCCGGCCTGGAGGTGCGCGTTTTTCTCGGCATCCACCACAACGGCGCCGGACCGAAGATGAAGCCGGTGCTGGACGAGGCGCTTACCTGGAAGGATCTGGCCGGGGTGGACCTGCACGGTTTCGAAGATGCGCCGGTCGAGGCGTGGACCGCGCCCTATTGGGCCGCGGCCCGTCAGGCCGGCAAATACACCAAGGCGCACGCCGGCGAATTCATGGGCGCGGATTTTATCCGCCGGATACTGGGCGAACTGCAGCCCCAGCGCATCGAGCATGGCACGCGATCGGTCGAGGACGCCGCCGTCGTGGCCGAGATCAAGCGGCGCGGCATCGCGCTCGATATGTGCCCGATCAGCAATCACAAGCTCATGCCCGGGATCAGCCTGGGCAACCATCCCATCCGCCGCCTGTTTGATGCCGGGGTGAAGGTCACCGTCAGCACCGACGATCCCATTTCTTTTGGCAACACGGTCACGGACGAATACATCGCACTGGCCGAGCGCAGCGGCTTCAGCCGCCAGGAGCTGGTCCAGTTGGCCCGCAACGGTTTCGAGGTGGCGTTGTTGAGCGATGCGCAGAAGAAGTTGTGGCTTGGCGAGCTCGACGCGGCCTCGAGGTAGGGCGGTGACTCCGCTCACCGCCATGGCGCGGAACGGAGTCCGCGCCCTACCTGTATTATTGTAGGAGCCTGCTTGCAGGCGATGGATTGCCGTGCAACATCCGGTCCCTTGCAAGCAAGCTCCTACACAATTCCCGCAGGCAGCCGCCGCGAGCGCGCCGACAAGGTGCTGGCCCAGGCCTTTCCCGAGCACAGCCGCGCGGCCATCCAGCGCGCCATGGAAGCCGGGTTGGTCAAGGCGGATGGCAAGGTCATAGACCAGAGCCAGGAAGTGCTGCCCGGCCAGACGCTCGAGTTTTCGTTGCCAGAGACCGTCGCCGCAGAGCTGCGGGCGGTGGACATCCCGCTCAACGTGATTTTCGAGGACAAGCACCTCATCGTGCTCAACAAGGCCGCGGGCATGGTGGTGCATCCGGGCACCGGCACGGGCGAGGACACGATGGTGCACGCGCTGCTCGCCCATTGCGCCGGCGAGCTCAGCGGCATCGGCGGCGTGGAGCGGCCGGGCATCGTGCACCGGCTCGACAAGGATACGTCCGGCCTGCTTGTCGTCGCCAAGAACGACACGGCGCACCGCGCGCTGGCCGACCAGTTCGCCTCGCGCGCCCTCACGAAGGAATACGTGGCGCTCGTGTCCGGCGTGCCCAAGACCGACAGCGGCAGCATTGACCGGAGCATCGCCCGTCATCCCGTGCACCGGCACCGCATGACGACGGGCGAGGGCGGCCGGCCGTCGCGCACCGACTGGACCGTGGAGAAGAAATTCGGCAGCCAGGCGGCGCTGCTGCGCTGCCGCATCCACACGGGCCGGACGCATCAGATCCGCGTGCACCTCAAGTCGCTCGGCCACCCGATTCTCGGCGACGCCACCTACGGCTGGAAACAGAACCCCCAATTGCCCACGCCGCCACGCGTCATGCTCCATGCCGAGCACCTGGTCTTCACTCATCCCGTGAGCGGCAAGACCATGGATCTGAACGCGCCGCTGCCGTCCGATTTCAAGAAGATGCTGACGGCGTTGCGGAAGCTGTAGCGGCGGTCTGTGACCGCCGGACGGCGCTCATAGAGCGCCTCTACAATTTGATCCTTCAGTTCTTCGGCGGCACCGGCTTCAGGATGGCGCTGAGCCGGTCGAGGCGGTCGCTATAGACATCCAGCGCGTGGCCGGTGATGGCGGAATATTTCTCCGCCTCCGCCCAGCGCCGGCCTTCGATGGCCTCGCGCACGCCGGGCAGGGTCTTCACCCCGTAACCGGTGAGCAGGCCCGGCGCATAGATCATGTGGCGGAACCAGTCGCGGCCGGGCAGCCCGGTGTTGTCCGTGAGCGCCTGTTCCATGCCCTGCAGGAGCGTCTCGACCTCGGCGCGCTGGGCTGCGGTGAGCTTGAGTCCCTCGGCGAGGGCCTGGCTGCCGGCCCGGTCGCAGGTCGCGGCGCTCTGCTTGAGGCGGAGCACGGCGTTGTCGAGCGCGGCCAGGTTGAGGAAAGGCACGACGCCTTCCTTGGCCGGTTGCACGTAGGTTTCGGTCGGGTCGGAGGCGAGGATGTAGGCGTTGGCGTCGATCAGCCTGTTCTTCTCCTCGGTGCTGCTGCGCAGGTTGTCGGCGAGCGTGTGGATCTCCTCCAGGTAACGACCGACGGTGTCGCTGAAATCCGTCTCGTGCACCGGCAGCACATCGGCGTCGGCCATGCGCAGCATCACGCGGCCGACCGTTTGCGCCAGGGCGATGCCGTAGTGGTAACCCGGGTCCCCGAAGCGGTCGTAGTGGTCGAAGGAGTCGTAGATGGAGTGGTAAACCCCGGCCTGCTGGTCCTCGCCGCCGAACTCGATGCTCAGCGTGCCGATGCCGAGATGCTGGAGGAAGGGCGTGAAGTCCGAGCCGGAGCCCAGCGCGCCAATCGGCACTTCCTGGCCGGCGGCGAGCTGCTTGGCGATGGCGCGCTCCGGCGCCGAGGCGCCGTCCTTGCTGCCGTCAACGAGCAGGCTGGCGCGCAGGCGGGCCAGCACACTGACGTTCATCTCGGGATCGCGCACGCTGCCGGCGACCTGGTTGACGAAGCTCTGCAGCGCGTGGCTGCCCGCCACCTGCAGGAAGCCGCGGCTGTTCGTGTCGGAGTTGAGATAGAGGACGGCCTTTTTCTGCAGCTCGTCGGCGTGCGTCTCCGCCCATTCGGTGGAGCCGAGCAGGCCCGGCTCCTCGCCATCCCAGCTGCAGTAGACGAGCGTGCGCTTCGGCTTCCAGCCGGACTGCACGAGCGCGCCGATGGACCTGGCCTCGGCCATCATCGCGACGTGGCCCGACAGCGGATCCCACGCGCCAAACACCCAGCCGTCGCGGTGGTTGCCGCGGATGACCCACTGGTCGGGCAGTTCGCGGCCCTTGATGGTCGCGATGACGTCATAGACGGGCTTGAGACTCCAGTCGGAGGTGATGGCGAGGTGAACCTTCGCCGGGCCGGGTCCGATGTGATACGTGATCGGCAGCGCCCCGCGCCAAGCGGGCGGCACGACCGAACCGGCGAGGGCGGCGAGCATGGGCTGCGCGTCGGCATAGGAAATCGGCATGACCGGAATCTTGAGCACGGTCTTGGCCTCGGAGAGGGGCAGGCGCTTCGCATCCTTCGTCGCACCGATGCCGGGCGTCAGCGGATCACCGGGATAAACCGGCATGTCGGCGACGGAACCACGCTGCACGCCGTCGGCCGGGCGGTAGCCGCCCTTCGGATAAACATCGCCGGCCCCATAGCCGTCATCGGCCGGATCGGAGTAAATCAGGCAGCCGACCGCGCCGTGCTCATAGGCGAGCTTGGGCTTGAGCCCGCGCCAGCCGCCGCCGTAACGGACGATGACGATGCGGCCCTTCACGCTGACGCCGTGCGTCTCGAGTTCCTTGTAGTCGTCGGGCATGCCGCGGTTGACGTAGACCAGTTCCGCGGTGACATCGCCGTCGGCGCCATAGGCGTGGTAGGGCGGCAGGGCATCCTTGGTCTTGCCGGAGGTCCGGTCACCGGCGATCTCCGGCTCGTGGATCCTGGCGGTGAACGTGGTCGGTGCGACGAGCTCCAGCTTCTGGGTGAGCGGCGTCGGATAGAGCACGTAGAAGGTCTCGATGTGGGCGTCCCAGCCCCATTCCTGGAACTTCGCGAGGGTGAACTCGGCGTTGAGTTTGTCGTGCGGGGAGCCGACGTGATTGGGCTCCGCCGCCATCGTCTCGAGCCAGCCGCGGAGATCGGCGGGATTGAGCTGGGCGTCGAATTTCGTCTCAAGGCCCGCTTGGGCGGCAGCATGCTCGGGCAGGAAGCCGAGCAGGCCGGGCGCCGGTTCGGCCGCCAGGAGGGGAGCCGCGACGCAGGAGAGCAGAACCAACAGGCGGGGGGATGTCATGGGTGGATGCGGTTAGCCAAGGGAAGCCAGGGCCTCGGCGGCGAGTCCCCAGCGGAGATTGTGGAGCGAATGGTGGAAGCGCGCAATATGCGCGTAGTCGGCCACCGTGACAATGGTGATCAACGCCGCGGGGAAGACGTCGGCGCGCGCGGCGGGCAGGCCCGGGATGGCCTTGCGTTCCTCAAGGGTCATCGGTGCCACCTCGTCGAGCAGCTGGCTCAGCGTGTCGGTGCCGATGATGGCCGGCGTATTCTCGAGCGCCAGGCCGTGCCGGGCGCCCTTGATGGCGCGCACGGTGGTCATGCTGCCGCCGGCGAAGACCGCGGCCGGGGCGATGACGGGAAAGCGAAAGCCGCTGCGCTTGAGTTCGTCCCACACATGCCGGGCCAGGGCCTGGCCTTCGTGCGGCGGCAACGGACCGGCCGGGTCTTGGATGAAACGCTCGGTCAACCGCACACACCCGAGCTGGAGGCTCATGGCCTGTTGGATCTGGCGGTCGTGAAAGAAGAGGCACTCGAGGCTGCCGCCGCCGAGATCGAAAACATAGAAATCCTTCAGATCGGCGAGCGCGGGGTCGCAGGTCAGGCCGCGACCGATGAGATTGGCCTCCTCGTCGCCGGATAGGATCCGGATATCGTAGCCGGTGGCGGCCTTGACCCGGCGGCGGAAGTCGGCGCCGTTGCCGGCGTCACGCACCGCGCTGGTGGCGACGAGGATGGTCTTGGCGGGAGCAAAGGGCGCCGCATCGGCCAGCAATTCCTGGACGGCGGCGAGGCCGCGGGCCATCCCTTCCTCCGTGAGCTGCGGCTTGGCCTTGCCGATGCCGGCGCTGATGCGGGCGTCGATGGTCCTGGATGTGAGCTCGGTGACGGCGCCCGACTTGTCGCGGGCCGCGACCAGCACCTTGATCGAGTTGCTGCCGATGTCGATGACCGCGACGGTGGGAGTGTTATTGACCACGGATTTCACGGATGGACACGGATAAATGCCCCACACGGTTTGGTTGTCATTCTGAACGGAGTGAAGAATCCAGAATGATTTCCGCGGGCCAACATGATGCTGGATCCTTCGCTACGCTCAGGATGACAGACAGCGTTGATTTCATCCGTGATCATCCGTGCAATCCGTGGTCAAAAAAGGCCTCGTTCAAGGCACAAAGTCTCTCGGGGCGATGAGCACGACGAACTCGCCCTTGAGGCTCATCTTCAGCAACCGGGCCAAGACGTCGCCGGCGAGGCCCACGAGGAACGTCTCGTGCAGCTTGGTGACTTCCTTGGCGATGCAGATCACGCGGTCGGCGCCGAGCACCTCGACGATCTCGGCGGCGAACTTGTCGATGCGGTGGCAGCTTTCGTAGAGAGCGAGGGTGTAGTCGAAGTCGCGGTGCTTCTGGAGAAAGGCGATGCGCGCGGCGGACTTGGGCGGCAGGAAACCGGCGAAGAGAAAGCCGTTGGTCGGCAGGCCGCTGGCGCTGAGCACCGCCACGAGCGCGCTGGGCCCGGGCACGGGCACGACGGGCAGGCCGCGGCGGCGGCAGGCGCGGACGACGCGGAAACCGGGATCACTCAGGCCGGGCGTGCCGGCGTCGCTCACGACGGCGACCGATTTCCCGAGCGAGATCTGTTCGGCCAGGCGTTCGGCGGCCTCGGTCTCGTTGTGCTCGTGGTAGGGCGTGAGTTCCCGGTGCAGGCCGAGGCGGGTGAGCATGGCGCCGGTGGTGCGGGTGTCTTCACAGG
Proteins encoded in this region:
- a CDS encoding phosphatase, which produces MVNNTPTVAVIDIGSNSIKVLVAARDKSGAVTELTSRTIDARISAGIGKAKPQLTEEGMARGLAAVQELLADAAPFAPAKTILVATSAVRDAGNGADFRRRVKAATGYDIRILSGDEEANLIGRGLTCDPALADLKDFYVFDLGGGSLECLFFHDRQIQQAMSLQLGCVRLTERFIQDPAGPLPPHEGQALARHVWDELKRSGFRFPVIAPAAVFAGGSMTTVRAIKGARHGLALENTPAIIGTDTLSQLLDEVAPMTLEERKAIPGLPAARADVFPAALITIVTVADYAHIARFHHSLHNLRWGLAAEALASLG
- the rsmI gene encoding 16S rRNA (cytidine(1402)-2'-O)-methyltransferase, coding for MTTPADNPSLVPLPGHLYVVATPIGNLADLTDRARAILGAVDVVACEDTRTTGAMLTRLGLHRELTPYHEHNETEAAERLAEQISLGKSVAVVSDAGTPGLSDPGFRVVRACRRRGLPVVPVPGPSALVAVLSASGLPTNGFLFAGFLPPKSAARIAFLQKHRDFDYTLALYESCHRIDKFAAEIVEVLGADRVICIAKEVTKLHETFLVGLAGDVLARLLKMSLKGEFVVLIAPRDFVP